A stretch of Miscanthus floridulus cultivar M001 chromosome 13, ASM1932011v1, whole genome shotgun sequence DNA encodes these proteins:
- the LOC136499271 gene encoding protein PROTON GRADIENT REGULATION 5, chloroplastic-like, with protein MAAAVSFRVRALPTWSSSVSGDDHHSYSSVLAMSVSARPRSGARPLRLPARMMGNVNEGKGLFAPLVVVTRNIVGRKRFNQLRGKAIALHSQVINEFCKAIGADSKQRQGLIRLAKKNGEKLGFLA; from the exons ATGGCGGCGGCTGTGTCCTTCCGGGTGCGAGCTCTCCCGACGTGGTCCAGCTCCGTGTCCGGCGACGACCACCACTCCTACTCCTCCGTGCTGGCGATGTCGGTGTCGGCGCGGCCCCGGTCCGGCGCGCGGCCGCTGCGGTTGCCGGCGCGGATGATGGGCAACGTGAACGAGGGCAAGGGGCTGTTCGCGCCGCTCGTGGTGGTGACGCGCAACATCGTCGGCCGCAAACGCTTCAACCAGCTCAGGGGGAAGGCAATCGCGCTGCACTCGCAG GTCATCAATGAGTTCTGCAAGGCCATCGGCGCCGACTCCAAGCAGCGGCAGGGCCTCATCCGCCTCGCCAAGAAGAACGGAGAGAAGCTCGGATTCCTTGCCTGA